In the Primulina tabacum isolate GXHZ01 chromosome 7, ASM2559414v2, whole genome shotgun sequence genome, CCCAGTATGTAAATCCAACAACTGTCATTTTATtatacattaaaataatttaaagtttGAATGTAAGAAGTTCGAAGCAATTAAAAAGttagaaagagaagttggtgtGTTTTTTTATGTCTTAAAATTGTGTTACACATTAAAGATTGGTGGATTAAAATCTAATGGATAATTTAATTTGGCGTGAGCCTTCTTCCTTGGGACTCAGGAACCTGTAATTTGCATTATTTGAGATTGCATATTTATTACATATGCAACAACTTATTCTCTATCTCTGTGTGTGTTTCTGGTTTGACTTGGGATTTGATTGCTGAGTTCTAGAATAGCTACGTACTTTGGTGTCGAAATACCCCTCCCTTGCgttatcattttttaaaaataaaatgaaatacaATAGAATAAAATTCCAAATATTAACTTAAATAAAACATAACTTAACCTTGCTGAATTTcacataaaaatttattttatataagtattaaaatttcaaatattgtaTGTCGCTCCCATCACTTTGGGCTGATAGCCAACCCATTGGAGGCGCATGGGCTATCATAATGGGCCATTTTAAACTTCATCGGGCCCAACGATTTAGTTGTCTAAGCGCACTTCCTGATTTAGAATTTTGGTCGAAAATGAGAGCTGTAGGCGAGCTTGGCCGGAGGATCCCGTGCAGTTATCTAAGGGGAAGCAGTAGATTCTACTGTGCGCAACAAGGTTCCAGAGTCAAAATCTTTGACCGTGATCTCAAGCGCAAACAAGTTAAGACTCGTCCacgttatttttttttattgttattaattTAACGTGGAACTGATGCATTTAGTTTCTCGATTCtttccatttttttaaaatttatgctaATGATTATCGTTTACAGAGGGATAGGGCTGCGTGGTTGATGCGTCCGAACGATTCTTTGCTGGATGCTGTAGCCGAAAATCTGCTGGATCGTTTGGatgtatattttgatatttgtttATGATCGCATGCTATATGTATTTTGTATGTGTTGACTGTGGAGCTCCGCTAATTATCCCATAAAGATTGCCTCATTGCTAGTGCCATCATGGCGAGAAAAGACTGATATAAACTCCTTTAATTTTTGGTTTTAGCTTCCAAGAAAGCAGTTGATTTAGTTGTCATTGCCTATACTGTTAAAACAAACAATTAATTCTCCTCCCGGTACTTtttacttggttaacatatggATTGCGGAACATGTTTAAGTTTCGAAGTTTTACTGTAAAAGATTGTGTTTATTGAGAGGAAAATGGTTCCTGGATGCCATTTCTGCTTGCCTTAAAAGGTTTTCTGAAATTATAATGAATACATTTCGCCTCTTGCTGTTGTATTTGAAGTACTCCTGTTCTCTGTAGGATTGTAAAAAGGCTTTTCCCTCAACATTATGTTTGGGGGGTTCCTTGGAAGCAATTATGCGTCTGTTGCCTGGGCGTGGTGAGAGTTAACATTTGTTGCCCTCAATCTGTCTGTATTCTGTTAATCCTGGGTATGATTTGACTCTTACATTGGATTTATGAGAGTTTCTAAATCTGAAAATTTTTATGACCAAGATATCCAATGTGCTGATGGCATCAGTTGAGATATATTAATTTGATTTTCTTCTGTCTAGCAGTTCAGTTTAGCTTTAAATATGTAATACGATATTGATATTGGAGATGGttgatttgaaaagaaaaatgctGTGTGTTTTTGAGACAGAATAACTAGAACCGACAATCACTGCTATGCGTAAATTTAGAACGGGAAAGGGAATTCATTTATAAAATGGAAACGAGGATACTTTGTCTTGGTGATATTTCATAAAACTCTATTTTTTAGGTGAAAGGATGCATGCATAACACGAGATCTCATCAAGTGCACTTTATAAGGTCTAtggttgaaatattttaaaagatttatgcgATAATACTGCTTTGAAAAATCATTCAGTTGATTGCATATGCCTTCTTCTCATATGCGTGCATCTCTCTCATATTCCAATTTATGTCTTATTGCTTTCTCAGTTCActgtatttttcttttaaatattagGTGGTATCGAAAAGCTAATGATGATGGATACTTCACATGACATGGTGAAATTGTGTAAAAAGAGAGAACAAGAACTGTCAAACAAAAATATTGAGACCTCATTCGTTGTTGCAGATGAAGAGTTTTTGCCTGTGAAGGAAGGGTATATATAATATGAACGCCTTGCCAAGATTGTTGTAGAAAAAACTAATATTTGTTCTACTCAATTCTCCCTGCTTGTGCAGTTCTCTGGACCTAGTTATCAGTAGCTTGGGACTTCATTGGACAAATGATCTTCCTGGAGCAATGATTCAGGTTTCTTGTTGCTCATATTTTATCTCATCAGGCGTTTCCAATGGTTTTTACTCTTTCTTGTTCATTCATTTTTCAATTTACTTGCCAATTACCCTTTTCAATATCAAATAGAGTGTTATGCTATATTTGCATTATCAAAGACATCGTTTCATTTTCTTGCTTGTGGCAGAGTAGATTGGCATTGAAGCCCGATGGCCTATTTTTGGCTGCTATTCTCGGTGGGGAAACATTGAGGTCATATCTTCAAAGTTTTGTGCTGCACTTCTACTTTTGACATGTGATAGAGGTCTAACTGTGTTACCTGTCATTACTCTAGGGAGTTGAGAATGGCGTGCACTATTTCGCAAATGGAACGTGAGGGAGGCATTAGTCCACGGTTATCGCCTTTGGCACAAGTGTGTTCTTAACTATACTCTGTGGCATTACATTGTTCTCTGGAAATATTTCGAAATTTCGGCTGTTTTTATCTGGACATCTGATACAATGTTCAATTCTTATTAGAGGCTGGgcaaagaaattttttatttgtttaattaattaacaaatGATAAACAATCATTCTATTTCTGAGGTACAAGCTACAGACAGTTGGCTATATCACGATCAAATTCTATCATCCATTTCATTTTCTCTAATCTGTCAATAAGGCAACTGGCGGCAGGTTACACCTCTGCCAATCTCAACATAATTGGATCCAAAATAGATGTAATCTTAAGTTTTTGAGAAGCGACCATGATCTTTAAATTGAATTATTTGTGCTCCGTGTGCAGCACATTGGAGTTCTCCGAACGCATGCATTCTACTTATTTCAACCAACTCTTGAGGGTTGTATTTGGTTTGAGTTGATTTCATGATATCGGGATAATGGATGTTCTTATAGTCAGACAAGCGATGTTTTATAAGCAATACTACTTTATTACTCAACTCGTTGATGCTATAGTGTCATACCTCCCAGCTGTCCTTTTTTCTATGATTGACAACTTCACAGAAATGTCAAAAGTTTCTTTTGAGACCCTGTCtacaaatatttaataaaagcaATACAAATGCACTTCTGTTACTTTAATTGACATTCACATATGTTTCATAGTCGGTGTTGACTTGCTTATCAAGCAAATAATCTTATGTTCTCTGATCATGCTGTTCACGAAC is a window encoding:
- the LOC142552037 gene encoding putative methyltransferase At1g22800, mitochondrial isoform X2; the protein is MRAVGELGRRIPCSYLRGSSRFYCAQQGSRVKIFDRDLKRKQDCKKAFPSTLCLGGSLEAIMRLLPGRGGIEKLMMMDTSHDMVKLCKKREQELSNKNIETSFVVADEEFLPVKEGSLDLVISSLGLHWTNDLPGAMIQSRLALKPDGLFLAAILGGETLRELRMACTISQMEREGGISPRLSPLAQVRDAGNLLTRAGFTLPGVDVDEYTVRYNNALELIEHLRSMGETNALVQRSKVLKRETALAAAAVYESMFAADDGTIPATFQVIYMTGWREHTSQQKPKRRGSATISFSDIQKQFGGQS
- the LOC142552037 gene encoding putative methyltransferase At1g22800, mitochondrial isoform X1 encodes the protein MRAVGELGRRIPCSYLRGSSRFYCAQQGSRVKIFDRDLKRKQRDRAAWLMRPNDSLLDAVAENLLDRLDDCKKAFPSTLCLGGSLEAIMRLLPGRGGIEKLMMMDTSHDMVKLCKKREQELSNKNIETSFVVADEEFLPVKEGSLDLVISSLGLHWTNDLPGAMIQSRLALKPDGLFLAAILGGETLRELRMACTISQMEREGGISPRLSPLAQVRDAGNLLTRAGFTLPGVDVDEYTVRYNNALELIEHLRSMGETNALVQRSKVLKRETALAAAAVYESMFAADDGTIPATFQVIYMTGWREHTSQQKPKRRGSATISFSDIQKQFGGQS
- the LOC142552037 gene encoding putative methyltransferase At1g22800, mitochondrial isoform X3, which translates into the protein MIVKRLFPQHYVWGVPWKQLCVCCLGVVRVNICCPQSVCILLILGGIEKLMMMDTSHDMVKLCKKREQELSNKNIETSFVVADEEFLPVKEGSLDLVISSLGLHWTNDLPGAMIQSRLALKPDGLFLAAILGGETLRELRMACTISQMEREGGISPRLSPLAQVRDAGNLLTRAGFTLPGVDVDEYTVRYNNALELIEHLRSMGETNALVQRSKVLKRETALAAAAVYESMFAADDGTIPATFQVIYMTGWREHTSQQKPKRRGSATISFSDIQKQFGGQS